One stretch of Microvirga lotononidis DNA includes these proteins:
- a CDS encoding DUF4170 domain-containing protein, with translation MTDTPGKQLLHLVFGGELSSLESVDFKDLSKLDIVGIYPNYASAHAAWKAKAQATVDNAQMRYFIVHLHRLLDPQNG, from the coding sequence ATGACCGACACGCCTGGCAAGCAGCTCCTGCATCTGGTTTTCGGCGGCGAGCTCAGCAGCCTCGAATCCGTCGATTTCAAGGATCTTTCCAAGCTCGACATCGTCGGAATCTACCCGAACTATGCCAGCGCCCATGCGGCATGGAAGGCCAAGGCGCAGGCCACCGTGGACAATGCGCAGATGCGCTACTTCATCGTCCACCTCCACCGCCTGCTGGATCCGCAGAACGGCTGA
- a CDS encoding lysophospholipid acyltransferase family protein, with protein sequence MSLMKRIIRSRAVQETLGFVVAGYLKFVQRTNRFVMEPADAYERIEMPVIAAMWHGQHFMIHFAKRPQDRAASLVSRSGDGEFNAVALRHLGVRAIRGSGARGRDIRKKGGAQAMRSMLRALSDGEMVVMTADIPKISRICGQGIVTLAQLSGRPIVPVAVVTSRRIDFDSWDKASIGLPFGRGAMVLGEPVHVPRDADEPTLESLRKCVERELDRVHERAYALVGSRDPGAKPNPVLMEGSRA encoded by the coding sequence ATGAGCCTCATGAAGCGCATCATCCGGTCGCGGGCGGTCCAGGAAACCCTGGGCTTCGTCGTCGCGGGCTATCTCAAGTTCGTCCAGCGCACGAACCGGTTCGTCATGGAACCGGCCGATGCCTATGAGCGGATCGAGATGCCCGTGATCGCTGCCATGTGGCACGGCCAGCACTTCATGATCCATTTCGCCAAAAGGCCGCAGGACCGTGCCGCAAGCCTCGTGTCACGGTCCGGCGACGGCGAGTTCAACGCTGTTGCCCTGCGTCACCTGGGCGTGCGGGCGATCCGCGGCTCCGGCGCACGCGGTCGCGACATCCGTAAAAAGGGCGGCGCCCAGGCCATGCGGTCGATGCTGCGGGCCTTGAGCGATGGGGAGATGGTCGTGATGACCGCCGATATCCCGAAGATCTCGCGGATCTGCGGCCAGGGCATCGTGACGCTCGCGCAATTATCGGGTCGCCCCATCGTACCCGTTGCCGTCGTGACCAGCCGCCGCATCGATTTCGACAGCTGGGACAAGGCCAGCATCGGCCTGCCCTTCGGGCGCGGGGCGATGGTGCTCGGCGAGCCGGTCCATGTGCCGCGCGACGCGGACGAGCCGACGCTGGAATCCTTGAGAAAGTGCGTCGAACGGGAACTCGACCGGGTTCACGAGCGGGCCTATGCTCTCGTCGGGTCGAGGGATCCGGGCGCCAAGCCCAATCCTGTGCTCATGGAAGGCTCCCGAGCATGA
- a CDS encoding 3-deoxy-D-manno-octulosonic acid transferase: MSFPIVFKAYRAAVSVLEPAVLGLLYWRRHKGREDRTRLGERQGYPSRQRPKGHLIWVHGASIGETLSLLPIVERMTQRGLTVLVTSGTKTSASLIARRLPPGAIHQFVPLDVPRYTRRFLEHWQPDLALIAESEIWPNTIMALAERDIPLVMVNGRMSDRSYRRWQKMPRIIKGLLDQFALCLAQTAEDAERLARLGAPRVIVTGNIKFDAAPPPADPRMVAHLSGMIAGRPVWLAASTHPGEESVIVAVHRALAKRYPQLLTIIAPRHPHRGPEVSALAGQAGLRAGRRSEGIHPDRATDVYVVDTVGEMGLFYRLSPVVLMGGTLVPVGGHNPIEPAKLGAAILHGPHVHTATEIYEALDRSRGALMVKDSATLARAVNELLSNAALTRDMARKAGEAVQALGGAVDRTMQSVEPFIVQAKLGARR, encoded by the coding sequence ATGAGCTTCCCGATCGTCTTCAAAGCCTATCGCGCGGCCGTGTCCGTGCTGGAGCCGGCCGTGCTCGGCCTCCTGTACTGGCGCCGGCACAAGGGGCGCGAGGACCGCACGCGGCTGGGAGAGCGGCAAGGTTATCCCAGCCGGCAGCGGCCCAAAGGTCACCTGATCTGGGTTCACGGCGCCAGCATCGGCGAGACCCTGTCTCTTCTGCCCATCGTCGAACGGATGACCCAGCGGGGTCTCACGGTCCTGGTCACCTCGGGCACGAAGACGTCCGCGTCCCTCATCGCCCGTCGTCTCCCACCCGGGGCCATCCACCAGTTCGTCCCCCTGGACGTGCCACGTTATACAAGACGCTTCCTCGAACATTGGCAGCCCGACCTCGCCCTCATCGCTGAATCCGAGATCTGGCCGAACACCATCATGGCGCTCGCCGAGCGTGACATCCCGCTCGTCATGGTGAATGGGCGCATGTCGGATCGGTCGTACCGGCGCTGGCAGAAGATGCCGCGCATCATCAAAGGCCTGCTCGACCAGTTCGCCCTGTGCCTGGCCCAGACGGCCGAGGATGCCGAACGGCTGGCGCGGCTCGGCGCGCCCCGGGTGATCGTGACAGGCAACATCAAATTCGACGCCGCCCCTCCCCCGGCCGACCCACGGATGGTGGCGCATCTTTCGGGCATGATCGCGGGCCGCCCGGTCTGGCTTGCCGCCAGCACGCATCCCGGAGAGGAAAGCGTGATCGTCGCCGTCCATCGCGCCCTGGCCAAGCGTTATCCTCAGCTGCTGACCATCATCGCCCCGCGGCACCCCCATCGCGGACCGGAGGTCTCGGCTCTGGCAGGGCAGGCCGGCTTGCGGGCCGGGCGACGGTCGGAGGGCATTCACCCGGACCGAGCGACGGATGTCTACGTGGTCGATACGGTGGGCGAAATGGGCCTGTTCTACCGGCTCTCCCCGGTCGTCCTCATGGGCGGCACCCTGGTGCCCGTCGGCGGACATAACCCGATCGAGCCGGCCAAGCTCGGCGCGGCCATCCTGCACGGCCCGCATGTCCATACCGCCACCGAGATCTACGAGGCCCTCGACCGGTCTCGGGGTGCCTTGATGGTGAAGGACAGCGCCACCCTGGCCCGCGCCGTCAACGAATTGCTGAGCAATGCGGCGCTGACGCGCGACATGGCCCGCAAGGCCGGAGAGGCCGTTCAGGCGCTCGGCGGTGCCGTGGACCGTACCATGCAGTCGGTCGAGCCCTTCATCGTCCAGGCGAAACTGGGGGCGCGCCGCTGA
- the lpxK gene encoding tetraacyldisaccharide 4'-kinase — protein MRAPRFWWQPFPTLPATLLRPAGIIYTSVATRRMHRTGEKADLPVICIGNFTAGGAGKTPTALAVARILDAGGESPAFLSRGYGGRLPGPVQVSTPDHSASDVGDEPILLSRTATTIVSRDRPAGAQLAYESGATVVIMDDGLQNPSLVKDCAIAVVDGATGIGNGLPLPAGPLRAPMDVQWPMIDAVLIIGDGEPGRQIAEEAERRDKRVFEARLAPSPEAIQSLEGRRVLAFAGIGRPGKFFDTLRDCGAIVEAARSFPDHHRYTTAELGTLQREAEARGLVAVTTEKDFARIAAIRDPRPWPELTVLPVRLRIENEAGLRNLLLRRINERRLRVA, from the coding sequence ATGCGCGCGCCGCGCTTCTGGTGGCAACCCTTCCCCACGCTGCCGGCCACCCTGTTGCGCCCCGCAGGCATCATCTATACTTCCGTTGCGACACGACGGATGCATCGCACGGGCGAGAAGGCGGACCTTCCCGTCATCTGCATCGGGAATTTCACCGCGGGCGGCGCCGGCAAGACGCCGACGGCCTTGGCCGTCGCCAGAATTCTCGATGCCGGCGGAGAGAGCCCGGCCTTCCTGTCGCGGGGCTATGGCGGCCGCCTTCCGGGTCCCGTGCAAGTCAGTACACCGGATCATTCGGCCTCGGACGTGGGTGACGAACCCATTCTGCTCTCGAGGACGGCGACGACCATCGTATCGCGCGACCGTCCTGCCGGGGCACAGCTGGCCTACGAGTCCGGCGCGACGGTCGTGATCATGGACGACGGGCTTCAGAATCCGTCCCTGGTCAAGGATTGCGCCATCGCGGTCGTGGATGGGGCCACCGGAATCGGCAACGGACTGCCTTTGCCGGCTGGGCCGCTGCGCGCGCCGATGGACGTTCAATGGCCCATGATCGATGCGGTTCTGATCATCGGCGATGGCGAGCCAGGGCGACAGATTGCCGAGGAGGCCGAACGCCGCGACAAGCGCGTGTTCGAGGCAAGGCTCGCACCTTCCCCGGAAGCGATCCAGTCCCTGGAAGGCAGGAGGGTTCTCGCCTTCGCGGGCATCGGGCGTCCCGGCAAGTTCTTCGACACCCTGCGCGACTGCGGGGCCATCGTCGAAGCCGCCCGTTCGTTCCCCGACCATCATCGCTATACGACGGCCGAACTCGGGACACTGCAACGCGAAGCCGAGGCTCGCGGGCTTGTGGCCGTGACGACGGAAAAGGATTTTGCCCGGATCGCGGCGATACGGGATCCCAGGCCTTGGCCGGAGCTGACCGTCCTTCCCGTGCGGCTCCGGATCGAGAACGAGGCGGGCCTGCGCAACCTGCTCCTGCGCCGCATCAACGAAAGGCGACTGCGCGTCGCCTGA
- a CDS encoding DUF2093 domain-containing protein, which produces MLNKIERSGGEAVVQYLDSNLRVVKPGAYVRCAVTGVEIPLDELKYWSVERQEAYASPEAVMMRISGQPAPRK; this is translated from the coding sequence ATGTTGAACAAGATCGAACGCAGCGGCGGCGAAGCCGTCGTGCAATATCTCGACAGCAACCTCCGGGTCGTGAAGCCCGGGGCCTATGTGCGTTGCGCGGTGACGGGCGTCGAGATCCCCCTCGACGAGCTCAAGTATTGGAGCGTCGAGAGGCAGGAAGCCTATGCCTCGCCCGAGGCGGTGATGATGCGCATCTCGGGTCAGCCTGCACCTAGAAAATAG
- the xseA gene encoding exodeoxyribonuclease VII large subunit, giving the protein MFAEKAPSNAPEWSVSDLAGALKRTLEDAFGHVRLRGEVSGYRGPHSSGHAYFCLKDQNARIDAVIWKGSFARLKIRPEEGMEVIATGRITTFPGSSKYQIVIDTLEPAGIGALMALLEERRRKLNAEGLFAQERKRPLPFLPRVIGVVTSPTGAVIRDILHRLEDRFPRRVLVWPVRVQGDTCASEVAAAIRGFNALEPGGRIPRPDVLIVARGGGSIEDLWGFNEEIVVRAAAESAIPLVSAVGHETDTTLIDYASDRRAPTPTGAAEMVVPVRVELMAAVNDLSRRHMEATLRLVERRRSDLRATARALPTPEALFSPKRQRLDLAAAKLYPALARNARGHEERLLKVARQLAHVSPVANVARMRARLDAVGPRPHNAVCRSILLREESLKQIGRRLVVSREALLRAERTRLAQGHELTRRVAERLVPALQGQIARKADRLEAVSKLFDSLNYKSVLKRGFALVRDADGQPLNSAEAVLDGQALVLEFADGKADATGGRIGSRPRVAKPKLVAAEEQGALF; this is encoded by the coding sequence ATGTTCGCAGAAAAAGCTCCCTCGAATGCTCCCGAATGGTCGGTCTCCGACCTTGCGGGAGCTCTCAAGCGCACCCTGGAGGATGCGTTCGGCCATGTCCGCCTGCGGGGCGAGGTGTCGGGCTATCGCGGGCCGCATTCGTCGGGCCACGCCTATTTCTGCCTGAAGGACCAGAATGCCCGAATCGACGCGGTGATCTGGAAAGGATCCTTCGCCCGGCTCAAGATCCGCCCCGAGGAGGGGATGGAGGTCATCGCCACCGGGCGCATCACCACCTTCCCGGGTTCGTCCAAGTACCAGATCGTCATCGACACGCTCGAGCCCGCCGGCATCGGCGCCCTCATGGCCCTGCTCGAGGAGCGCCGCCGCAAGCTGAATGCCGAAGGGCTCTTCGCCCAGGAGCGCAAGCGGCCTCTGCCGTTCCTGCCCCGAGTGATCGGCGTCGTCACCTCGCCGACCGGCGCGGTGATCCGCGACATTCTCCACCGGCTGGAAGACCGCTTCCCGCGCCGGGTGCTGGTCTGGCCCGTGCGCGTGCAGGGCGACACCTGCGCGTCTGAGGTCGCCGCCGCCATCCGTGGCTTCAACGCGCTGGAGCCGGGCGGCCGGATCCCGCGCCCGGATGTGCTGATCGTCGCCCGCGGTGGTGGTTCGATCGAGGATCTGTGGGGCTTCAACGAGGAAATCGTGGTGCGCGCCGCCGCCGAGAGCGCCATCCCGCTCGTCTCGGCGGTGGGCCACGAGACCGACACGACGCTGATCGACTACGCGTCCGACCGGCGGGCGCCCACGCCCACAGGTGCCGCCGAGATGGTGGTGCCGGTGCGGGTCGAGCTCATGGCGGCCGTCAACGATCTCTCCCGGCGGCATATGGAGGCGACGCTGCGCCTCGTGGAGCGCCGGCGGTCGGACCTGCGTGCCACGGCCCGCGCCCTGCCGACGCCGGAGGCGCTGTTCTCGCCCAAGCGTCAGCGGCTCGACCTCGCGGCGGCCAAGCTCTACCCGGCGCTCGCCCGCAATGCTCGCGGCCACGAGGAGCGGCTGCTCAAGGTCGCGCGCCAGCTGGCCCACGTCTCGCCGGTGGCCAATGTCGCCCGCATGCGGGCTCGGCTCGATGCGGTCGGACCGCGTCCCCACAACGCGGTCTGCCGCTCCATCCTCCTGCGCGAGGAGAGCCTGAAGCAGATCGGCCGCCGTCTGGTGGTATCCCGCGAGGCCTTGCTGCGCGCCGAGCGGACGCGCCTCGCGCAAGGCCACGAACTCACCCGGCGGGTGGCCGAGCGTCTCGTGCCCGCGTTGCAGGGACAGATCGCCCGCAAGGCCGACAGGCTGGAGGCGGTGTCGAAGCTCTTCGACAGCCTGAACTATAAATCCGTGCTCAAGCGCGGCTTCGCCCTGGTCCGGGATGCGGACGGGCAGCCGCTCAATTCGGCCGAGGCGGTGCTGGACGGCCAAGCCCTCGTGCTGGAATTCGCCGACGGCAAGGCGGACGCGACGGGCGGGCGGATCGGGTCGCGGCCCAGAGTGGCCAAGCCGAAGCTCGTGGCGGCGGAAGAGCAGGGCGCCTTGTTTTGA
- the purD gene encoding phosphoribosylamine--glycine ligase encodes MNILLIGSGGREHALARSLSASALCDKLLIAPGNPGTAQHGTNVALDVTDHRAVIDFCRVMKVDFVVVGPEAPLVAGLVDDLTAAGIKAFGPSKAAAQLEGSKAFTKDLCAEFDIPTAAYRRFTDAEAAKAYIRGYGVPIVVKADGLAAGKGVVVATSFEEAEQAVDMMIGGGLGAAGAEVVIEAFLEGEEASFFALCDGTHAVPFGTAQDHKRVFDGDQGPNTGGMGAYSPAAVMTPELQARAMREIIEPTLAGMKARGTPYTGILYAGLMLTKDGPQLIEYNARLGDPETQVLLPRLKSDLVTALLAACDGVLNSISLQWSDQAALTVVMAARGYPGAVEKGSEIRGIDKAEALNDVIVFHAGTKQDGDRIVANGGRVLNVTALGRTISEAQTKAYEAVSQIVWPEGFCRKDIGWRAVEREES; translated from the coding sequence ATGAACATTCTTCTCATCGGGTCCGGCGGGCGGGAGCATGCTTTGGCGAGAAGTCTCTCGGCGAGCGCCCTGTGCGACAAGCTCCTCATTGCCCCCGGCAATCCCGGCACGGCGCAGCATGGCACCAATGTGGCGCTCGACGTCACGGACCACCGGGCGGTGATCGATTTCTGCCGGGTGATGAAGGTCGATTTCGTCGTGGTCGGCCCTGAAGCCCCCCTGGTGGCGGGCCTCGTGGACGATCTCACCGCCGCCGGGATCAAGGCATTCGGGCCGAGCAAGGCTGCGGCCCAGCTCGAAGGCTCGAAGGCCTTCACCAAGGATCTGTGCGCGGAGTTCGACATTCCCACCGCGGCCTATCGGCGTTTCACCGATGCGGAGGCGGCCAAAGCCTACATTCGCGGTTACGGCGTGCCGATCGTCGTCAAGGCGGACGGCCTTGCCGCTGGAAAGGGCGTGGTGGTCGCCACCTCCTTCGAGGAGGCTGAGCAAGCGGTCGACATGATGATCGGCGGCGGACTCGGCGCCGCCGGAGCCGAGGTGGTGATCGAGGCCTTTCTCGAAGGCGAAGAGGCGAGCTTCTTCGCCCTCTGCGATGGCACGCACGCGGTCCCCTTCGGTACGGCGCAGGACCATAAACGCGTCTTCGACGGCGACCAGGGGCCCAACACCGGCGGCATGGGGGCCTATTCTCCGGCCGCCGTGATGACGCCGGAGCTGCAAGCCCGGGCCATGCGCGAGATCATCGAGCCGACTCTCGCCGGCATGAAGGCGCGTGGCACCCCCTATACGGGTATCCTGTACGCGGGGCTGATGCTCACCAAGGACGGGCCGCAGCTCATCGAATACAACGCCCGCCTCGGCGACCCCGAAACCCAGGTGCTGCTGCCGCGCCTGAAATCCGATCTCGTGACCGCGCTCCTGGCCGCGTGCGACGGCGTTCTGAACAGCATCTCGCTGCAATGGTCGGATCAGGCGGCACTCACCGTCGTCATGGCCGCCAGGGGCTATCCTGGCGCCGTCGAGAAAGGATCGGAGATCCGCGGCATCGACAAGGCCGAGGCCTTGAACGACGTGATCGTGTTCCATGCCGGCACGAAACAAGACGGCGACAGGATCGTTGCCAATGGCGGACGCGTGCTCAACGTCACCGCGTTGGGACGCACCATCTCGGAGGCCCAGACCAAGGCCTATGAGGCGGTGTCGCAGATCGTTTGGCCAGAGGGCTTCTGCCGAAAGGACATCGGCTGGCGTGCCGTGGAGCGGGAAGAGAGCTGA
- a CDS encoding alpha/beta fold hydrolase, which translates to MPYLLASSLSQTSEHASMSDDLFPDFESHWIDTEVGRIFARTKGNGKPLVLLHGFPQTHAMWHHLAPTLAETYRVVCLDMRGYGWSAAPKGDPKHETYSKRAMGRDVIRVMEALGHVHFAIAGHDRGARVAYRLALDHPGRVERLALLDILPTFHVWEEMRSEKVPEAHWGYLSQAYPKPEEEIGRDPIPYFEGLMRQWSAAGDLSAFDPRALHSYWQSCNEPSRIHAFCEDYRAGATQDIEADEADLAAGKTIQCPTYLIWSDYYLVSGPVGDRKQPLEIWHRSFAPRATGTGVTSGHFVAEENPSATLEALQAFLAS; encoded by the coding sequence ATGCCCTACCTTCTCGCATCGTCCCTGTCCCAAACCAGCGAGCATGCCTCCATGAGCGACGATCTCTTTCCCGATTTCGAAAGCCACTGGATCGACACGGAGGTGGGACGCATCTTCGCGCGCACGAAAGGCAACGGGAAGCCGCTGGTCCTTTTGCACGGTTTTCCCCAGACACATGCCATGTGGCACCACCTCGCGCCGACATTGGCCGAGACGTACAGGGTCGTCTGCCTGGACATGCGCGGCTATGGCTGGTCGGCGGCCCCCAAGGGCGATCCGAAACACGAGACCTATTCCAAGCGCGCCATGGGCCGGGACGTGATCCGGGTCATGGAAGCGCTGGGCCATGTGCATTTCGCCATCGCCGGACATGATCGCGGAGCCCGCGTAGCCTACCGGCTCGCGCTCGACCATCCGGGCCGCGTGGAGCGGCTTGCTCTTCTCGACATCCTGCCGACCTTTCATGTGTGGGAGGAGATGCGCTCGGAGAAAGTTCCGGAAGCGCATTGGGGTTATCTCTCACAGGCTTACCCGAAGCCGGAGGAAGAAATCGGACGCGATCCGATCCCCTATTTCGAGGGCCTGATGCGGCAATGGTCGGCCGCGGGCGACCTGAGCGCCTTCGATCCCCGGGCTCTGCATTCCTACTGGCAGAGCTGCAACGAACCCAGCCGCATCCACGCCTTCTGCGAGGATTACCGGGCCGGCGCGACGCAGGACATCGAGGCCGACGAAGCCGATCTGGCTGCGGGCAAGACGATCCAATGCCCGACCTATCTGATCTGGAGCGACTACTATCTCGTCAGCGGCCCCGTCGGCGACCGGAAGCAGCCGCTGGAAATCTGGCACCGGAGTTTCGCCCCCAGAGCCACCGGCACCGGCGTCACGTCAGGGCATTTCGTAGCGGAAGAAAACCCATCCGCGACGCTGGAGGCGCTGCAGGCCTTTCTGGCTTCGTGA
- a CDS encoding nucleoside deaminase, whose protein sequence is MSVAFDEARAAAARGEVPVGAAIVKDGRIVASAGNRPRELRDPSAHAEMLAIRRACEALDDERLSGCDLYVTLEPCTMCAGAISFARIRRVYYAAQDPKGGAVDNGVRFFDQPTCHHAPEVYGGIRESEAAQLLKAFFGERR, encoded by the coding sequence ATGAGCGTGGCCTTCGACGAGGCCCGCGCCGCCGCCGCGCGCGGGGAGGTGCCCGTGGGGGCCGCCATCGTCAAGGACGGCCGGATTGTCGCTTCGGCGGGCAACCGCCCGCGCGAGCTGCGCGACCCCTCGGCCCATGCGGAAATGCTCGCGATCCGCCGGGCCTGCGAGGCTTTGGACGACGAGCGCCTGTCGGGCTGCGATCTCTACGTGACCCTGGAGCCCTGCACCATGTGCGCGGGAGCGATCTCCTTCGCCCGCATCCGGCGCGTCTATTACGCGGCCCAGGACCCCAAGGGCGGCGCGGTCGACAACGGCGTGCGCTTCTTCGACCAGCCGACCTGCCACCATGCTCCGGAAGTCTACGGCGGCATCCGGGAGAGCGAGGCGGCCCAGCTGCTGAAGGCGTTTTTCGGGGAGCGGCGTTAG
- a CDS encoding pseudouridine synthase: MTDSNDDNRRGRSSGRSDRGRPSGDRPPRKPREGGERPFRARGDDDRPRKPREGGDRPFRSRDGDKPFRPRGEGGERPFRSRDNDERPRRFEGGEKKSFRPRGEGGDKPFRGRAGDERPRRFDRSAEDRPRRAREERAEVQAEPLEPVEDRIAKVIARAGVASRRDAEVLIAEGRVTLNGKVLESPAINVTASDKITVDGEPLPAKERTRLWLFHKPRGLVTTARDPEGRPTVFDNLPEDLPRVVAVGRLDINTEGLLLLTNDGGLARIIAHPDTGWLRRYKVRAHGEINQADLDKLRDGISIDGIDYGPIEARLDRMQGDNVWITMGLREGKNREIKRILEHLGMQVNRLIRMSFGPFQLGDLEVGLVEEVRTKVLRDQLGEALAAEAGVDFESPVREPIAPFGSSKKQDREERSERPSRFGRDRDDERPRRRRDDDERPSRGRGGDRFERDEEEPKKRPSRLDVKTSVWRAGETDEDAPRRRSPRRGADPKEARAASGELQRERVGAISSSEGRKVVVERLVRQPQEEEAPAPRRGRAAAGEDRPRRRDDREGAPARRGRETGERPFRARSEDDRPRRPAGDRPFRARPEGDERPRSRQGERPFRSREGGDDRPRKPQGDRPFRARGDDDRPRRGPPRGDAPSRGGPRGGGFKGGPRGASKGGPAKGGFKGGSKGGPRGRR, encoded by the coding sequence ATGACCGACAGCAACGACGATAATCGCAGGGGCCGTTCCTCCGGACGCTCCGACCGTGGCCGCCCCTCCGGCGACAGGCCCCCCCGAAAGCCTCGCGAAGGTGGCGAGCGCCCCTTCCGCGCCCGAGGCGACGACGACCGCCCACGCAAGCCCCGCGAGGGCGGCGACCGGCCGTTCCGCAGCCGCGACGGTGATAAGCCATTCCGCCCACGCGGAGAAGGTGGCGAGCGCCCCTTCCGCAGCCGGGACAACGATGAGCGCCCCCGCCGCTTCGAAGGTGGCGAGAAGAAGTCCTTTCGGCCCCGCGGCGAAGGCGGCGACAAGCCCTTCCGTGGCCGCGCCGGCGACGAGCGCCCGCGCCGCTTCGACCGCTCGGCCGAGGATCGTCCGCGCCGCGCCCGCGAGGAGCGCGCCGAGGTGCAGGCCGAGCCGCTGGAGCCCGTCGAGGACCGCATCGCCAAGGTCATCGCCCGTGCGGGAGTCGCGTCCCGCCGCGACGCGGAGGTGCTGATCGCGGAAGGCCGCGTGACCCTCAACGGCAAGGTGCTGGAATCCCCGGCCATCAACGTGACGGCGTCGGACAAGATCACCGTGGACGGCGAGCCCCTGCCCGCCAAGGAGCGGACGCGCCTGTGGCTCTTCCATAAGCCGCGCGGTCTCGTGACCACGGCCCGCGACCCGGAAGGCCGCCCGACCGTGTTCGACAATCTGCCCGAGGACCTGCCCCGCGTGGTGGCGGTGGGCCGGCTCGACATCAACACCGAGGGCCTGCTGCTCCTGACCAACGACGGCGGCCTTGCCCGCATCATCGCCCACCCGGACACCGGCTGGCTGCGCCGCTACAAGGTGCGCGCCCATGGCGAGATCAACCAAGCGGACCTCGACAAGCTGCGCGACGGCATCAGCATCGACGGGATCGATTACGGCCCCATCGAGGCGCGCCTCGACCGCATGCAGGGCGACAACGTGTGGATCACGATGGGTCTTCGCGAGGGCAAGAACCGCGAGATCAAGCGTATCCTCGAACATCTCGGCATGCAGGTGAACCGCCTGATCCGCATGTCCTTCGGCCCGTTCCAGCTCGGCGACCTCGAGGTCGGCCTCGTGGAAGAGGTGCGCACCAAGGTGCTGCGGGACCAGCTCGGAGAGGCGCTTGCCGCCGAGGCGGGGGTCGACTTCGAAAGCCCGGTGCGCGAGCCCATCGCGCCCTTTGGCTCGTCCAAGAAGCAGGACCGCGAGGAGCGCAGCGAACGTCCGTCGCGCTTTGGCCGCGACCGGGACGACGAGCGGCCGCGGCGCCGCCGGGACGACGATGAACGGCCGTCGCGTGGCCGTGGCGGCGACCGGTTCGAGCGCGACGAGGAAGAGCCGAAAAAGCGCCCCTCGCGCCTCGACGTGAAGACGAGCGTGTGGCGTGCCGGAGAGACGGACGAGGATGCTCCGCGCCGGAGGTCCCCGCGCCGCGGCGCCGATCCGAAGGAGGCCCGCGCCGCGAGCGGAGAGCTCCAGCGCGAGCGCGTCGGCGCGATCTCGTCGAGCGAGGGCCGCAAGGTTGTCGTGGAGCGTCTCGTGCGCCAACCGCAGGAAGAGGAAGCGCCCGCGCCGCGCCGGGGCCGTGCGGCCGCCGGCGAGGACCGTCCGCGCCGTCGCGACGATCGTGAAGGGGCTCCGGCCCGTCGTGGCCGCGAGACCGGCGAGCGCCCCTTCCGTGCCCGAAGCGAGGACGATCGGCCGCGACGCCCGGCCGGCGACAGGCCATTCCGCGCCCGCCCCGAAGGCGACGAGCGTCCGCGCTCGCGCCAGGGCGAGCGCCCCTTCCGCTCTCGCGAGGGAGGCGACGACCGCCCGCGCAAGCCGCAGGGCGACCGTCCGTTCCGCGCTCGCGGCGACGATGACCGTCCCCGTCGCGGTCCTCCGCGCGGAGACGCGCCCTCGCGCGGCGGTCCGAGAGGCGGAGGCTTCAAGGGAGGCCCGAGGGGAGCGTCCAAGGGCGGTCCCGCAAAAGGCGGCTTCAAAGGCGGATCAAAGGGCGGCCCGCGCGGCCGCCGCTGA